The segment GCGCTTGATCGGCTATCTGCCGGAGGGTGCACCGGCCTGGGAAGAAATGACGGTGCTGGAGTTTCTGCGCTTCATCGGTGCAGTGCGCGGCTACCGCGGCAGCGAGCGCGAACAGCGCGTGGCAGCAGCAGTCGAACGCATGGGGCTCGACGATGTATACCGGCAACGCATCGAGACGCTCTCCAAGGGCTACAAGCGCAGAGTAGGGCTGGCACAGGCACTGCTGCACGACCCGCGCGTGCTGATCCTGGACGAACCCACCGACGGCCTCGACCCCAACCAGAAGCACCAGGTACGGGAGCTGATCCGCGGCCTGTCGGGCGACAAGATCGTGATCATATCGACGCACATCCTCGAAGAGGTCAGCGCGGTGTGCAATCGCACGATCGTGATTGCGGGGGGGCGCATCGTAGCCGACGGTACGCCGCAGGAGCTCGAGGCCCGTTCACGCTACCACCGTTGCGTGCACGTGCATTTCAGCGCCGGCACCGCAGAAGCCGATGCAGCCGTGGCGCGCAGCGAACTCGCGACGCTCGACTCGGTTGCGGCAGTCGAGACCGGATCGGGAGGACGCCGACTGGTGGTGCTGGCCCGTCCGGGTGCGAATCCGCTCGGGGCGGTGGCGCGCCTGGTGCATGATCGCGGCTGGCTGGTCGATGACCTCCATGTCGAACGCGGTCGTCTGGACGAGGTATTCAGGGACATCACGCGGGAGGTGGCATGATGGGCATGACGCTGATCATCGCGCGCCGTGAATTCGCGGCGTATTTCGCGACGCCGCTCGCCTATGTGTTCGTACTGATTTTCCTGATGCTGAGCGGTGCATTCACGTTCTACCTCGGTGGATTCTACGAACGGGGCCAGGCCGACCTGGTGGCGTTCTTCAGTTTTCACCCCTGGCTGTATCTGTTCCTGGTGCCTGCGCTCGCGATGCGCTTGTGGGCAGAGGAACGCAAGAGCGGCACGATCGAACTGTTGCTCACGCTGCCGATATCACGTCTGCAGGCGGTACTCGGCAAGTTCCTTGCTGCCTGGCTGTTCACGGGACTCGCGCTCGTACTGACCTTTCCGCTGTGGATCACGGTGAACGTGCTGGGCAGTCCTGACAACGGCGTGATTCTCGCAAGCTACGCAGGGAGCTGGCTGATGGCAGCCGGTTTCATCGCGATCGGTTCGTGCATGTCGGCACTGACCCGCAACCAGGTGATTGCGTTCATTCTTACCGCCGTGGCGTGCCTGCTGTTCATCCTGAGCGGCTTTCCGCTGGTTCTGGACACGGTGAGCGCCTGGGCGCCACGCACCGTGGTCGATGCGGTCGCATCGATGAGCTTCCTTACCCGCTTCAATTCCGTGGCACGCGGTGTGATCGGCTTGCAGGACCTGCTTTTCTTTGTCGCGCTGACCGTGGTCTGGCTGGTGGCGACGACCGTTGTGATCGAGCTGAAACAGGCGGACTGAGCGACATGGCCATGAGTAGCAAGACCTACCCGCGTGCGGTTCTGGCGTTGCTGGTTGTCGGATTCCTTGCCTTCATGGCACTCGACACCCAATTGTTCGGCCGCATTCGTCTCGACCTGACCGAGAACCGCATGTATTCGGTCTCGCCGGGGACGCGCGAGATCATTGCAGGAATTCGCGAACCGATTGACCTGTACCTGTTCTTTTCGGACCGCGCAACCCGCGACATCGCACCGCTGCGCGCCCACGCGCAGCGCGTACGCGAGTTGCTGCAGGAGTACGCGCTGTTCGCAGACGGGCGTATCCGCCTGCACGTGATCGATCCGGCTCCATTTTCCGAAGACGAGGACCGGGCAGCCCAGTTCGGGCTGCAGGCCGTGCCGCTCGGCAATGGCAGTGACGAGGTCTACTTCGGGCTCGCCGGCAGCAACGCCTGGGGCGAGCAGCAGGTGATTCCGTTCTTCCAGCCCGAGCGCGAAGAATTCCTCGAGTACGAACTCAGCAAGATGCTGGCCGCGCTGACGACGGTAAAAAAGCCGGTCATCGGTGTCGTTTCGGGTCTGCAGATCAACGGTGGCTTCGACACGATGAGCGGCCAGCCGACGCCGGCCTGGGTCGTCATGGAGCAACTGCAGCAGGGCTTCGATGTGCGCAACATCGCGTACACCGCGGATGCGATCGATCCCGACGTGACCACGCTGATGGTCGTGCATCCGGCCGGGCTGCCGCGCCCGCTTGCCTACGCGATCGACCAGTTCGTGCTGAAGGGCGGCAAGGCAATCGTGTACGTCGATCCGTATTGCGAATCCGCTCGCACCTCGGCGAATCCGCTGGAACAGGGGCCCGGCGAGACTTCGTCGAACCTGCCGGAGCTGTTTGCTGCCTGGGGTGTCGAATTTGCGAGCGACAAGGTCGTCGGTGATCCGGCCACTGCATTGCAGATCAGCACTGCAGCGGATCGTGCGCCGGTTGCGCATATCGCCTTTCTCGGTCTTGGACCGGACGACATCACCAAGGCCGACGCGGTGAGCGGTAGCCTGGAGTCGATCAATCTCGGAATGGCCGGTGCACTGGAACCCGCCACGGGCGCACACACGCAATTCGAACCGCTGCTGCAGACGAGCGAACAGGCAGGCTTGCTCGATGCGGTGCAGGTGCAGATGACGAGTGATCCCCGAAAGCTCCTCGACGGATTCACCCCCGTGGGCAGACGTCTCACGCTCGCCGCACGTATCAGTGGCCCGGTGAAATCCGCCTTTGATGGTCCACAGATCGAGGGACACGAGCACGTTGCCGAGGCTGCCGAGATCAACGTGATCGTGGTCGCCGATGCTGACCTTCTGGCGGACCGGTTCTGGGTCCAGGTGCAGGACTTCTTCGGGCAGAAGGTTGCGTCAGCGTGGGCCGATAACGGTGCGTTCGCGCACAATGCCATCGAGAATCTCTCGGGCAGCTCGGCGCTGATCGGCATCCGCAGCCGCGGTCGCTACACACGCCCATTCGAACTGGTGCAGCAGATCCGCCGCAGTGCCGATGCGCGCTATCGCGAGAGCGCGGAATTGTTGCAACAGCGCCTCGACGAGACGGAACGCCAGCTGGGTGAACTGCAGCGCAGCACGCAGGAGAGCAACCAGCTGGTGCTGTCGGCCGAGCAGGAGCAGACACTGCTGCGCTTCCAGGACGAAAAGCTGAGGATCCGCAAGCAGCTGCGCGACGTACGTCATCAGCTCGATCGTGACATCGAACGCCTCGGAACGCTGCTGAAGGTGCTGAACATCGTCGTGATGCCGTTGATGCTCACGCTGCTGCTCGTGCTGTGGCACCGGTGGCGTTTGCGCCGCGGCCTTGCGTTCACGCGCCACGAGAGGACGCGTTCATGCGGATGAACCAGAAGGGCAGGCTGGCGCTGGCGGCGGGTGTGGTTGCCGTGATGGTCGCGCTGGTGGCGATTTTCGGCTACCACGATCAGCGTGCCCCTGCATGGACAACGCAGGAACGCTGGCTGCCGGAGCTGGCGACAAGGCTGGCGCAGGTGAACAAGGTGCGACTGCGCTCGGGTGCGAGTGTCGTCACGTTGGTGCGTGAAGGCGAACACTGGGGTGTCGAAGAACGCGACGGCTTTCCGGCCGCTTTCAGGCAATTGCAGACGCTGCTCGACGCACTCGCCAGTGGACGCCTGATCGAACGCAAGACTTCGCAGCCCCAGTATCTGGGGCGGCTCGGACTGGTCGACATCGAACGTCCCGACAGTGACGCAGTGCAGGTCGAGGTGTGGGCTGGCGACGACGAGCCGCTCGTACGTGTGCTGATCGGCAACAGCGGCGGGGCGCGCGGGGGACGTTTCGTGCGTGCAGCGAGCGAACAGCAGGCGTGGTTGATCGACACGGCACCACAGCCGCTCGCTGACCCCGCAGACTGGATCGAACGCAAGCTGCTCGGTGTGGCGTTCACGCGCGTGGAGGCAGTCGAACGTGAACGCGGCGACCAGCGGGAATTCCTCGCCACGCGCAACGCCTCGGGAGACGACGCTTCGCTGAATGCGCAATCCCTGCCTGCGGGCAAGGCGCCGCGCTACATCAGCGTCTTCGACGCTGCTGCACGTTCGATTCTCACCATGGAACCCGAAGATGTGCGCAAGGCAACCGAAGGCGATCACGCGGATGCGGTGCTGACACGCATCACGTGTTTCGACGGACTGCAGATCGAGGCTCGTGCACACAAGGCCGCCGACGGCAACTGGATGACGCTCGCAGTGCGGGTCGATGCAGCCCGGGTGCCGCCGGATGCCCAGGACAGCGGCGCAAGGCCCGTGGCGGAGCCAACGCAGTCACCCCTTGCAGTGCGCGAGGAGGCCGCACGCCTGGCACGGCGTATCGATGGCTGGGCGTTCAAGGTCTCCGATTACGTCGTTGGCGAAGCGACGAAGCCGCTCGCCGACTACATCCAGGACGAAAAACCGGCAGCAAAGCCTGCTGATGGAGCACACAGCCGATGAATCCTGATGATATTCGTGGTTCGCGTGAGGCAATCTTCGGCTGGATCTGGCTGCTGATCGCGATGGTATTCTCGATGGTGATCGTCGGCGGTGTGACCCGTCTGACCGGATCGGGACTGTCGATCGTCGAGTGGGCGCCGATCATGGGTACGCTTCCGCCGCTCGGCGAGCAGGAGTGGATGCGCGCATTCGAACAGTACCAACAGTATCCGCAGTTTCGCGTCGATCACCCGGACATGACGCTTGCCGAGTTCAAGGGGATTTTCTTCTGGGAGTACGTACACCGGCTGCTCGGAAGGGCGATCGGTATGGTGTTCCTGCTGCCGTTCCTGTGGTTCTGGGCACGTGGCTGTCTGTCTGTGCGCCTGCGCTGGGCGTTGCTCGGCGCGTTGCTGCTCGGCGGGATGCAGGGAGCGATGGGCTGGTTCATGGTAAAAAGCGGCCTGGTCGATGAGCCACGGGTCAGTCACTACCGTCTGGCGGCGCATCTGGGCATTGCGTTCCTCATCATGTGCTACCTGTTC is part of the Pseudomonadales bacterium genome and harbors:
- a CDS encoding Gldg family protein, translated to MSSKTYPRAVLALLVVGFLAFMALDTQLFGRIRLDLTENRMYSVSPGTREIIAGIREPIDLYLFFSDRATRDIAPLRAHAQRVRELLQEYALFADGRIRLHVIDPAPFSEDEDRAAQFGLQAVPLGNGSDEVYFGLAGSNAWGEQQVIPFFQPEREEFLEYELSKMLAALTTVKKPVIGVVSGLQINGGFDTMSGQPTPAWVVMEQLQQGFDVRNIAYTADAIDPDVTTLMVVHPAGLPRPLAYAIDQFVLKGGKAIVYVDPYCESARTSANPLEQGPGETSSNLPELFAAWGVEFASDKVVGDPATALQISTAADRAPVAHIAFLGLGPDDITKADAVSGSLESINLGMAGALEPATGAHTQFEPLLQTSEQAGLLDAVQVQMTSDPRKLLDGFTPVGRRLTLAARISGPVKSAFDGPQIEGHEHVAEAAEINVIVVADADLLADRFWVQVQDFFGQKVASAWADNGAFAHNAIENLSGSSALIGIRSRGRYTRPFELVQQIRRSADARYRESAELLQQRLDETERQLGELQRSTQESNQLVLSAEQEQTLLRFQDEKLRIRKQLRDVRHQLDRDIERLGTLLKVLNIVVMPLMLTLLLVLWHRWRLRRGLAFTRHERTRSCG
- a CDS encoding ABC transporter permease subunit; translated protein: MGMTLIIARREFAAYFATPLAYVFVLIFLMLSGAFTFYLGGFYERGQADLVAFFSFHPWLYLFLVPALAMRLWAEERKSGTIELLLTLPISRLQAVLGKFLAAWLFTGLALVLTFPLWITVNVLGSPDNGVILASYAGSWLMAAGFIAIGSCMSALTRNQVIAFILTAVACLLFILSGFPLVLDTVSAWAPRTVVDAVASMSFLTRFNSVARGVIGLQDLLFFVALTVVWLVATTVVIELKQAD
- a CDS encoding ATP-binding cassette domain-containing protein, with amino-acid sequence MIEIAQLAKDFGDIPAVRGIDFSVRPGDILGFLGPNGAGKSTTMKMIVGFITPSSGSVRVCGHDVQQDPRGAQRLIGYLPEGAPAWEEMTVLEFLRFIGAVRGYRGSEREQRVAAAVERMGLDDVYRQRIETLSKGYKRRVGLAQALLHDPRVLILDEPTDGLDPNQKHQVRELIRGLSGDKIVIISTHILEEVSAVCNRTIVIAGGRIVADGTPQELEARSRYHRCVHVHFSAGTAEADAAVARSELATLDSVAAVETGSGGRRLVVLARPGANPLGAVARLVHDRGWLVDDLHVERGRLDEVFRDITREVA
- a CDS encoding COX15/CtaA family protein encodes the protein MNPDDIRGSREAIFGWIWLLIAMVFSMVIVGGVTRLTGSGLSIVEWAPIMGTLPPLGEQEWMRAFEQYQQYPQFRVDHPDMTLAEFKGIFFWEYVHRLLGRAIGMVFLLPFLWFWARGCLSVRLRWALLGALLLGGMQGAMGWFMVKSGLVDEPRVSHYRLAAHLGIAFLIMCYLFWLQLVLRTTGRETRVGSAPRGVVPAIGIVLVLQIVYGAFVAGLRAGWGYNTFPMMGDRWVATAVMAMEPRWLNLFESAATVQFVHRWLGTVLLALVIGFWLHVRAGRYSLTQRQSAAALMLLVLTQYLLGVYTLLKVVPLLPAVMHQGCASLVLIACVWVFHTFRRRTA
- a CDS encoding DUF4340 domain-containing protein; this translates as MRMNQKGRLALAAGVVAVMVALVAIFGYHDQRAPAWTTQERWLPELATRLAQVNKVRLRSGASVVTLVREGEHWGVEERDGFPAAFRQLQTLLDALASGRLIERKTSQPQYLGRLGLVDIERPDSDAVQVEVWAGDDEPLVRVLIGNSGGARGGRFVRAASEQQAWLIDTAPQPLADPADWIERKLLGVAFTRVEAVERERGDQREFLATRNASGDDASLNAQSLPAGKAPRYISVFDAAARSILTMEPEDVRKATEGDHADAVLTRITCFDGLQIEARAHKAADGNWMTLAVRVDAARVPPDAQDSGARPVAEPTQSPLAVREEAARLARRIDGWAFKVSDYVVGEATKPLADYIQDEKPAAKPADGAHSR